Below is a window of Ascaphus truei isolate aAscTru1 unplaced genomic scaffold, aAscTru1.hap1 HAP1_SCAFFOLD_1471, whole genome shotgun sequence DNA.
CTCCTTCTGCCTCTCGCTGCACCGTGTCTCTCCTTCTGCCTCTCGCTGCACCGTGTCTCTCCTTCTGCCTCTCGCTGCACCGTGTCTCTCCTTCTGCCTCTCGCTGCACCGTGTCTCTCCTTCTGCCTCTCGCTGCACTGTGTCTCTCCTTCTGCCTCTCGCTGCACTGTGTCTCTCCTTCTGCCTCTCGCTGCACTGTGTCTCTCCTTCTGCCTCTCGCTGCACTGTGTCTCTCCTTCTGCCTCTCGCTGCACTGTGTCTCTCCTTCTGCCTCTCGCTGCACTGTGTCTCTCCTTCTGCCTCTCGCTGCACTGTGTCTCTCCTTCTGCCTCTCGCTGCACCGTGTCTCTCCTTCTGCCTCTCGCTGCACTGTGTCTCTCCTTCTGCCTCTCGCTGCACTGTGTCTCTCCTTCTGCCTCTCGCTGCACTGTGTCTCTCCTTCTGCCTCTTGCTGCACTGTGTCTCTCCTtctgaggcctcgttcagggtgccagaggcaggagttggagggcgggcgttcgcgtgtgtgatcggcagtctgctgggcgatgtgtgcacatcatcaccagcagactttttcaagagtggaggaggcggggctacagacagcagcttagggatcggtgttgctgtcttgaaataattttcaagaatgatttcattggctgccgaggtcccagtgacgctgctgcaggttcaaaaaacaacttgggttgtttattgaaactgtagccagcgtcaactccgtacttcggagacagggaagctgctaccctgacaaccacaattcACTTTCAATACATTGTTTCGGATGGCCGCCcgcacgtaagcacgccctccctccgaagccagcaccctgaacgaggcctaaagcaGCGTGGCAGTTCTATACTGAAGATGTACCTGTTTATTTCCCATGTGCTTTACAGAAGAGCCTGGAGTTAAGCctaagggctcgttcagggtgccagctgaggattcggagggagggcgtgagggaggcagtgcgggagtttgctgggcgacatgtgattatcccccagcagacttttcagcgttggggagggggcggggctacagactgcagggtaagtatccaagttgcagtcatgaaatcattctgaagaatgatttcattggctgccttggtccctgtgacgctgcttcagctccaaaaaacgaaattttcgtttactgaagctgtagtcagcggcaactcctggcttcggaggcagggcagttgctaccctgacaacaagtattcaaattgaatactttgttgctcacggcagcacgcacgtcagcacgccctccctctgaagccagcaccctgaacgaggcctaaagcaGCGTGGCAGTTCTATACTGAATATGTACCTGTTTATTTCCCATGTGCTTTACAGAAGAGCCTGGAGTTAGAACTGCTGAGACTGGAGCAGGAGACGGCAGATGTTGCACATCCCTTATTCCTCAGTAAGTAGATGACTGGACTTTGCAGTAATGCCCAGTGTGATCAAAGCAGCAGCTTCTACTCAAATACCCCATCTTATCTTTCAAAAAGAAATATGATCTACTACTACTACTTCTACTACTACGTAAACCCCTCCATTCTCCCAAAGCTCAGTCTAATTAATGACCAGTCCTGTTATTAGAACCACCAGCACACATCTCTGGCCGGCCTGCCCTCTTGTTTGGATTTTCTCTCCATTCTTGCATCTCACACTAACTGCTGATAGGATCTATTGCTGTAGGGTAGAGGCAGAAGAATTAGAATTTCAAAGCCCTTAAGATATATTTAGTAGAGCTCTGTATCACTTGGAAGAGGTGAATATCGCTTTGTATTGCAGCACATTTATTTTCTATGGGAACCttaaacatgaaacacaaggtgAAGCATCGCTCTGTACAGCTAATGTATGCAGAGAAACCTACAGTATGCATGCATGAGAACTAGGAGTGTTTCTTATGGGCCCTATCCATAGCTCCGAGTGCATGCttgttatttgtatgtatatctttatttatgtataacACAGAGTGCATGCttgttatttgtatgtatatctttatttatgtataacACAGAGTGCATGCttgttatttgtatgtatatctttatgtataacACAGAGAGCATGCTATATATACTACTGGCAGTGCAGTTACTGGTGCTCCGTGTGACTGCCACAGGTGGAACGGCTGTCACACGAGGCTCCTGCCTCTGTCAGTGGGACATTGATAGATTACTTCTTTATTCCTTTGTGGCAATTACAGGCCAGAAATGTCAGGCCCTGCAAGCAATGAACATCCACCTCGAAGCCGTGCTTAAGGAGAAGCGGACACTGAGACAGAGACTGGCAAAGCCATTGTGCCAGGAGAACCTGCCTATTGAATCTTCGTACCACAGGTAACATGCAGAGTATATACTGCTCTAGTGTAGTCTAACAATATCCACCTCCTTTCCACATGCCCTGCTCCAGTGCAGTGCATGGCTATATGTAACTCCGTCCCGCTGTCATCTCATCTTATCAGGGAAAGATGCTTCATACCACACTAACCTTTTAACAATGCTCTCTGTAAATGAAATGCAACCTGTGTGATGAACGGAAATGTAAGCATAAGCCCCATACATACTCTGGTCCTATGTGACATGCATAAATGCATGCTAAGCAGCTTCTGTGTATACGTTTACTAAGTAGTGTTCTGCCATAGGACACCTTCCAGACCTGGAAGACACGTTACAATCTGTTGACtttaatgagctgtaaggtgtcttatggctgaagagaagactgcttagtaaatatggccctatatcCAGACAGTCTGTGCGTGAGTCTGTGCGGGTGTGAGTCTGTGAGGGcggctgtgagtgtgcgtgagtctgtgagGGCGGATGTGAGTGTGCATGAGTCTGTGCGGGCGGGCGTGAGTCTGTGAGGGCGGGCGTGAGTCTATGAGGGCGAGCGTGAGTCTGTGAGGGCGGGCGTGAGTCTGTGAGGGCGGGCGTGAGTCTATGAGGGCGAGCGTGAGTCTGTGAGGGCGGGCGTGAGTCTGTGAATGAGACATCTGTTGGACATCGGCAAGGCCTTAGCCATAGTAGGCGCGTCAGACCTGGAAATAGGTTAGCGCGGCTGTCGCCTGAGCGATGCGTGTCTTCTGTTGACACGCGCGACGGAGAGGattggccgtgacgtcacctggCTAAACAATtaaggttcgccctcattggttcaaacagctcacgtgacgcggccatcgcGTGAAAAATCAAATGGGTTTGTCTCCTGCAAATCCTGTCGCGCGCCGTGCGGCCGGAAAGGTTCAAGTAAATGCATTTGTTTGTGCCGCTTGCGGTgtcacgcccactatggccgCGGCATGGCAAGGATTCCATTTAGAAAAGTTTCATGTTTATCTTTGGTTCCTATgcagcattttatttttatttcttaaaaattcATATCATTTAATCTGAACGGCATTTTCATTCCCATCttttgtaaccccttccctgccagagtccTGCAGAGcctcgctgtgtaaccccttccctgccagacttGCTTTGTAATGCATTGAAAGAAATAGCAAACATTTCTTGAAATACAAAATAGCAATATATAAATTATGCCAACAACATCAAGTATCAAAGAAGAACATCCCTCTTATAGATATGTATTACAAAATCAACTTGCATAGGATGACAAGCCCGCGTATCGGAGACGTTTCCGGATCCTTTGTCAAGAATCTCTTAAATATAGTTTTCCTGCGATACTAATGTTATTTGCATAATTTATATATGGCTATTTTTGTATTTCCATACATTTGTgctgtattttctttttcttctccctccctcctcattTCTCATATAATTAGTACCTTGGGGAATGGGCAGCGTCCCCTTCTCTTATACTGCTTTTTATGTTGATATTCTGGTACCAGTGAAAGCTGCTACTTTCTGTACATTAccaattatatattatttatccaATATATTTTCCGTGCTTTAAAAAGATTTTTCTAATGTTTATAGATATGAATATCTATTTTTCTTATTGAATTTGTAAGTACTGTGAACAATATTTTCGCAGCACTGAGTAAAATGGCTGTAAAAGGAGTTTAGCACAGACAGCGACAGTCCGTGACCGCAGGCTCACTTTGCTTCTGTCCAGGTTTCTTGCTGAACTGTTAACGCTGGCTGTGAATTTCATTGAGAAACTGGAAGTCTATCTGCAGACCATCCAGACAATTCCCGGGATACCAGACCGTGCTAATAAAATGGTAAGCTCAATTGCATCCAGTCCCCAGGGAGAAAGGGAGTGATCCCCGAAGAATGATCGTAGGAGCCATTACCTGTGATTACACTTTGTTCTATTTAATATTTGTTTAAATAAAGCGTGGGCTCGCCCCTCTGTTTTAGTTTTTCCATGCTGACCGCTGCTGAGAATTTGACACCTCAATCTATGAACTGCTCTCACATTGGTGCATTAGGATTGGGGCGCTcactccagtcccccccccaggTTAGGTTttgagaatatcccagcttcagcacaagtggctcaatttgagtcacctatgctgaagcaggggctgattgagccacctgtgctgaagcagggatatactgaacctgacctgttggggggtggggggggcttgaggactggagttgagtgccCCTTCATTAGACTGTTATTGCTACCTACAAGAGAAGGGCAAAGTGGCTTGTTGACCCCCCTCCTATACCCGCAGTGATGCGCCATGGTTTGGTTTCAGGATAATGCTCTGGTGAGAATGGAGTCGCTGGAGGCCGAGATGGAGGAGCTGGCTGAGCAGATCctgaagtggagagagcagcaAAAGGGTCTGCTCGAGGGCACCTTCCAAAGCCGCGCAGGAGCGGGTTCCAGCTCTATAAACGCAGCGACCTCATACTTATCTATCGAAAACCTCCACCATTAACAGTCCAGCTTCTTCTTATGCATTATATTGTCCGTAGGCTCAGCGGTATCTATCTCTTATGATAAGAGTGAGCCCAGTGTACATGATTCTTGGATATAGGGAGTACTGTAAGTAAGATCCACTTGCATATTAGGCAGGTGTAATGTGTGGGAAGGGAAAGTATCCAATGGCGCCTATATATAATACActtaaaggatatatgaaaaccaagcctgttggctgatggacgtaactcctcacgttgtgcttaaagaaaagagaaagcacaacacatagcgtaatactgaaactatatacacacaacacttaacaatacatataacagctgagaagttgataggtgaaatatgtaatttaaaacatttaatatcaattataaataatatataatatacatggaCATACAATAAACAGTTATTCTAATAAAAATGATGATAAGGTACTCTGCACCACCGATGGAgatagtagcaatgcctactcaccagatggagtaGGTAAGTAAGCAGTGGATaaatttgagagtatcccctctccttTCTTGAGGCTGCTCCCTGCTGGCTGACGTCTCTGGAATCATGCGGTTGTAAGTCTTCATGCGGGTGCTTCCGCAGCTCGCTTGGACAGCCGCCCAGATGGTATAGAACGGCAACAGCTGATTGTGTACGCTGTCGGCATCAGCAGATCAGTGGGCCCACAGCGGACGTGGACTCAGCGGCAGCAGCCACCCCAGCACGCCGTCGGTATCGGCGGGCTGACTGGTCAGCCGCAAACGTAGATGGTACAAAGCGTGGGGATACTATCACAAAGTGCAGAGTACTAAaaaacgccaccctacgcgtttcgaaaggctctctgctttcttcctcaggggtttgtaAAATATGGTGTCCGACAAGGTCCCTTAAATACAAAGTCTGTAATTTAAAGGGATAGTTTCCACCTGCAGTTCAAAGCACTTACGCAATAAGCACAAAGAGAAAGTTCTTGGATTTAtcatgcacatgcgcattgaATTGTTCCTTTAAATTGTATAAAGTGCTGCTGCAAATTGTTATACTCAGCTGTTACAATAAACAAACAATTTAGACATAGACTCATTTTGACACATGacaataaaacaacatatataattACAAATAATGATACATTGGTGCATATATAAAATTACTTAACTATGTGAATAATAGATAGGATGTATCAGTAATTGATACAGCCAATCTGTAACCTATTAATTTTAGTGATTCTGTGATGTACTATAAACTGTGAGTGTACTGTGTATTGAATTAGATTTATAAACTATGTGATTAATTACAAAATATTTAAACAGTGTTCAAACAATTTTAAAAATTGTTTGAACACTGTTTAAATATTTTGTAATTAATCACATAGTTTATAAATCTAATTCAATACACAGTACACTCACAGTTTATAGTACATCACAGAATCACTAAAATTAATAGGTTACAGATTGGCTGTATCAATTACTGATACATCCTATCTATTATTCACATAGTTAAGTAATTTTATATATGCACCAATGTATCATTATTTGTaattatatatgttgttttattgtCATGTGTCAAAATGAGTCTATGTCTAAATTGTTTGTTTATTGTAACAGCTGAGTATAACAATTTGCAGCAGCACTTTATACAATTTAAAGGAACAATtcaatgcgcatgtgcatgaTAAATCCAAGAACTTTCTCTTTGTGCTTATTGCGTAAGTGCTTTGAACTGCAGGTGGAAACTATCCCTTTAAATTACAGACTTTGTATTTAAGGGACCTTGTCGGACACCATATTTtacaaacccctgaggaagaaagcagagagcctttcgaaacgcgtagggtggcgttttTTAGTACTCTGCACTTTGTGATAGTATCCCCACGCTTTGTACCATCTACGTTTGCGGCTGACCAGTCAGCCCGCCGATACCGACGGCGTGCTGGGGTGGCTGCTGCCGCTGAGTCCACGTCCGCTGTGGGCCCACTGATCTGCTGATGCCGACAGCGTACACAATCAGCTGTTGCCGTTCTATACCATCTGGGCGGCTGTCCAAGCGAGCTGCGGAAGCACCCGCATGAAGACTTACAACCGCATGATTCCAGAGACGTCAGCCAGCAGGGAGCAGCCTCAAGAaaggagaggggatactctcaaatttATCCACTGCTTACTTACCtactccatctggtgagtaggcattgctactatcTCCATCGGTGGTGCAGAGTACCTTATCATCATTTTTATTAGAATAACTGTTTATTGTATGtccatgtatattatatattatttataattgatattaaatgttttaaattacatatttcacctatcaacttctcagctgttatatgtattgttaagtgttgtgtgtatatagtttcagtattacgctatgtgttgtgctttctcttttctttaagcacaacgtgaggagttacgtccatcagccaacaggcttggttttcatatatcctttaagTGTATTATATATAGGCGCCATTGGATACTTTCCCTTCCCATACTattgttctgaccagggggtcagtttttgtatcctaggcagccccttatacaTGCTTTGCCATTTGTATGTAGGGTGATATACACTTTGTCACTATATTGTGGTTAGCGCTGCCTGTGTTGTTGTTTTAGGTGTAATGTGTATATTATCAGTTTCTCAAAAGAACTCTTGATAAAGTGTTTTtgaacttaaagcagcaaaacggcttgcattagatttttttttttttttttttaggattgaagcagggggtctccggagctgacctgtgttcatttcagctacggggaccccctgcttccagaaagatgggggtgcaggtatctctgcagccagggaactttgTGTGCCTAccgaaatggcggcttaaatgtcctgcatcacgcaggccaataggaaggtgTGACGTCATCccatgcggcttcctattggcagcgtgaactggacatttaaactccagatACCAggaccccctacagaggtaagcatctcatgaagcagggggtcccacagCTGAAATTTACATATTGccgctccgcagaccccctgcttgaaaCCTAGAATGGAAAAAAAACACGTGCgaggtgttttgctgctttaaaatgtaaGCTAAACCCACCCTATGAATTGTATTACTAAATTTTATTATAAGCTGCAATTACTTCAGTGGAAACAAAGACTTGGGTGTTTTATTTACTAATGTGCTATGGCTATTATTGATTAACAGCCATTTACTTGTACCGCATTTAGCAGTTGACACTTTAACGAATAAACGCCTTTATAACCAGTGTGAAAACATATGACCAAGACGGAATGGAGCCTTGTGACTGGGTAATAGCACCACCAATGCAGGTAGATGCAAAGTGTGCGTAACATCTGTATATCTGTGGCTTATGCTCAGCCGGACACGCCAACGTTGTATCTCTGCaacatgttttattttgtatataacTATTTGTAATAAAGTGTAATGAAGCACCGATATTTCCTtgtttatttttccatttttagAGTTTCAAAAGTACTtcaatatttctttatttttaaacacattgCTCCAGTCAAGTAAAGCCTGAGAAATAAAACATTTAGCATATTTAAAAAGCAGGTCCCCAAAGAGCTGCCCCTTGCAGTGGTGCCTGGCGGGGTGATGTTGATAAGTCTTCTCCCTCACACTTCTATTTCAGAGGAAGGTTCGGGGGCCAGTCTGCTCCCCTGGGTCAGTCTCGGGTTATAACGCCACATGTCTTTCTTCTGTCCCAGGTGAGCCGCTCTGCCGACTCCCTCAGTACGATATGGGGGCGATTTGACGGTTTTCTGGGAAATGGGTCTTGATTCACTCTCTGAAAGTGCCTAAAATGTACATAATTATTTCAACATTGTAGGCACAGCTTGCAGCTAAGGAACAAAGGCATTTATCTGATGGCAGTATTGTACTTTCCAACACAAATTAACGTTTTACTAGAACTCCAGAAGAGCTACTAAAATTGTGCTTGGTCTACAGCATAAAACTTATCATGAAAGGTTGAAAGACCTCAACATGTACAGCTTGGTGGCgagaagggagaggtggggggataaTATGATAGA
It encodes the following:
- the HAUS2 gene encoding HAUS augmin-like complex subunit 2; the protein is MAANPWDPVQPTAAALLLEKCLGSGVLTKEILDCTRQESSCFSHVGELERISDIKAEINQKSLELELLRLEQETADVAHPLFLSQKCQALQAMNIHLEAVLKEKRTLRQRLAKPLCQENLPIESSYHRFLAELLTLAVNFIEKLEVYLQTIQTIPGIPDRANKMDNALVRMESLEAEMEELAEQILKWREQQKGLLEGTFQSRAGAGSSSINAATSYLSIENLHH